One genomic window of Motacilla alba alba isolate MOTALB_02 chromosome 1, Motacilla_alba_V1.0_pri, whole genome shotgun sequence includes the following:
- the LOC119703718 gene encoding basic proline-rich protein-like: MGVDPFSPRGRRGRAVLPRSPPRGSGRGSGRGTAGSQRRSPGKARLPRPEGRPPWGMHNPGDRQRDGCERDGAGDPALPLPKRRAAGAAPGAGAGGGAAAARPGTAAGGQREIAQAPPPSPHRLGRARTARLRPAPARTAPLRPAPPGSGQHRSAPARSGALLPAPPLSGPHRPAPARSGALLPAPPGSCPHRPAPARTARLRPAPARSCPHRPAPARSCPHRPAPARSCPHHPAPACTAPLRPSGPGASRTARLRPSGPGASRTAPAPARARPCECPLRAGGCLFCRATCDRMRGAVFSCPLGGLGWTLGEISY; this comes from the coding sequence atgggtGTCGACCCATTCTCGCCGCGGGGAAGGCGAGGCCGTGCGGTTTTGCCTCGCTCGCCTCCCCGGGGATCGGGCCGCGGCTCCGGGAGAGGCACCGCCGGCTCCCAGCGTCGCTCGCCCGGCAAGGCGCGGCTTCCCCGGCCCGAGGGCCGACCGCCCTGGGGGATGCACAACCCCGGGGACAGACAGAGGGACGGCTGCGAGCGGGACGGGGCGGGggacccagccctgcctttgccAAAGCGCCGGGCagcgggggcagcgccgggggccggagcgggcggcggggcagcggcggcacGGCCGGGAACGGCCGCCGGGGGGCAGCGCGAGATCGCCCAAGCGCCGCCGCCGTCCCCGCACCGCCTCGGCCGGGCCCGCACCGCCCGGCTCCGGCCCGCTCCTGCCCGCACCGCCCCTCTCCGGCCCGCTCCGCCTGGCTCCGGCCAGCACCGCTCGGCTCCGGCCCGCTCCGGCGCGCTCCTGCCCGCACCGCCCCTCTCCGGCCCGCACCGCCCGGCTCCGGCCCGCTCCGGCGCGCTCCTGCCCGCACCGCCCGGCTCCTGCCCGCACCGCCCGGCTCCGGCCCGCACCGCCCGGCTCCGGCCCGCTCCGGCCCGCTCCTGCCCGCACCGCCCGGCTCCGGCCCGCTCCTGCCCGCACCGCCCGGCTCCAGCCCGCTCCTGCCCGCACCACCCGGCTCCGGCCTGCACCGCCCCGCTCCGGCCCTCAGGGCCCGGTGCTTCCCGCACCGCCCGGCTCCGGCCCTCAGGGCCCGGTGCTTCCCGCACCGCCCCGGCTCCTGCCCGCGCTCGTCCTTGCGAGTGCCCGCTCCGGGCAGGCGGCTGCCTCTTCTGCCGGGCAACCTGCGACAGGATGAGAGGAGCAGTCTTTAGCTGCCCCTTGGGAGGgttaggttggacattaggagaAATTTCCTATTAG